The window ATATCTGGTCCATAGTTGAGGAAAGGTATTGGGCCAGCAAATTTGAAGAAAATCATTAGGGTGTTAAGATGAGGATTTTTAGAAAGAAACCGTTTTTGATTGCAGGAATAGGCGTTAATTTTTTTGATATAGCGCAAAGAGAAGAAATCAGCGATATGGAAGCTGCCAAGATGATGGTTCTTGAAGCCAAAAGGTGCGGCGTTGATGCCGTCAAGTTCCACTCGTTCAAGGCAGACACTCTTGCATCTAAAAATTCTCCGGCTTATTGGGATTTGTCCGAAGAGCCTACAACTTCCCAATATGAGCTTTTCAAAAAGTACGACAAGTTCGGAAAGGAGGAATATCGCGAACTGGCCGAATATTGTCGTGAACTGGACATAATGTTTTTATCCACTCCTTTTGATTTCGAATCCGTTGATTATCTTGATGAATTCATGGATATCTTTCCAGTATCCTCATCAGACTTAACCAACATCCCGTTCATCAAGTACATTGCATCCAAAAACAAGCCAATGCTTTTGACAACGGGCGGTGCAACAATCAATGAAATAAGGCAGGCTGTAAGGACAATTGAAGACGTATCAACCGTTGACATTGCAATAATCCATTCCATATCATCCTATCCTACTGATTATGTGGATGCCAATCTGCTGATGATAAAGGATCTTCTTGAAAGCTTTCCGGATTATGAGATAGGCTATTCCGACCATACGAAGCCCGATTTGAACATGTTCGTCCTGACGACGGCCTACAGCTTTGGCGCAGACATTATAATGAAGCATTTCACTTTGGACAAGTCACTTCCGGGAAACGAGCACTATCACGCAATGGATCCAAACGACGTGCTGGTTTTCAGGTCCAACGTTTCATTCCTCTCAAAACTCCTTGGTATGAGAAACAAACAGCCATTAATATGTGAATCTTCGGCAAGGCGCCATGCAAGACGCTCCATTGTTGCAGACAAGGACATCAAAAAGGGTGAAAAGATTACCTTTGGAATGCTTACCTTCAAAAGGCCGGGAACAGGAATAACTCCCGCCAAAATCGATGATGTTATCGGAAAAACCGCATTGGAGGATATTGCAGAAGATACGCTAATTGACTTTGACATGCTGGAATAGCCAATATGGAAAACTTTATTAATGCTTATATTTAATTAATATTTTAGGTGATTACCATGAAATTATGCAATAATTGTGGTTACAGGTTAGAAGGCTTTGAAAAATTCTGTCCGGAATGCGGAAAGCAATTTAAAGAGCCTGAAGACAGAGAAGATTTTATAGGATCAATTTTCAATCAGTTTTCCTCAGACATGAATGATATAAAGGAAGAGACATTGGAATTTTTCAATGATTTGAAGATTGACGATGTCATTGACGACTTTTCAACCAACTCCCAGAGGGCATTGAACCGTGATGCGACCTACGTTTCAAGGGCACGCATAAAACTGGAAAACTCAGGAGACAACAACCGCATTATCCGGCTGTGCAACAAGGCCATTCTGATAAATGACAGAAATTGGGAGGCCTATCACATAAAAGGTAAGGCATTAATTAACCTGGGAAGGTATGACGAGGGAATTGAAGAGCTTATTAGCTCACTGGCATTGAAGGATGACAATCTCGAAGCCAGATGCTACATTGCCAAGGCATATTATCTGAAAGGCGACACGGGATATTCCATCAAGGTATACGATTCCATTTTAAATGTCGATGACAAACACCCCGGAGCTCTTAAGGGCAAGGCGTTAATCTTTTTCGATCAGGAAAACTATTATGAAGCTAACAAATACTTTGAAAGGGCAAACAACGTCACTTGCCTGTCAAGAAAGCTCCTCAACAAGTGGGACGTCTGCACAAAAAAACTGAAAGAGGAATAGTTTCCTCACTTTTTTTAATTTTTTCATCTATATGCCATTATCAAAATTGCTTCTTCAACGATAACCCTCGCATTAATTGAAACAACACCATCATTATTTCAATAGTTTAAAAATAAAGTTATCATTTAATTATATGAAAATTGAAAATAAATTAATAAAAAAAGAAGGTAAAATTAAAATTCTGCAGAACAGTCGGTAGAGTATTTGCTTAGCAATACTGCACATTTGTCAATGGTCTCAGAATCTAATTTTATCGTACTGGTTTGAATAGTATTCAATAATTCGTCAATAAACAGGTCTTCATCGGTTAAAGGCATATTTATGACAACAACTTCGTTATTTATGAAACCTACAAGCGGCTCGACAAAGCAGTTCCTGATATTGTTTTCGTTAAGGAAATTAATCAGGTCCTCACCTAAAGTCAATGCCTTCTGCTTGATTGCATTGTCGTGAGGGAATTTGGCTTGTTTTGTCGTGTATCTGAATAGCTTCTGATTTCCGACCTGTCTGATTTCAAACTTATCATTTTCATCTTCCATGGAATTAATCAGTTCTATGTTTTCGTTTTCGGAATTCAGTCTGCTTTTAGGATTATACTTTTGTGAAAGCATCGCATAGATTCCTGTAGGTCCGACGACAACGTGGTTGATTCCAACAGGTGAAGTTGGAGTTTTGACATTATAGAATACGTAGTAGTCCTCAGGAAGACTTAACAAGTGTTCTCTTACGATTCTTGTTCTGATGGTAGTCTCTTGAGTATCTCTTGTTCTATAAAATCCAAATGCAACGATAATGATTCCTATCAATAAGGCGGCAAGTCCAATTCCACTGTTTACTAATATGATTTCCACAATACTTAAAACAAATATCACAACACCTGCCAGGATAATGTAATGGTCTGTAGTGAAGTTTTTCAAATCAAAGTCAGGACCATCTTCAGACAAGAGTTCCGTAGAAACGATTCCGTCTCCTGGTTCGGCTATTGTCAATTTGCCCAAAAAGTTTCCGAATCTTCCTTCGCTTTCCTCTTCTGCAACAGGACTGCGATAATATATGTTCATTCCCTTCAGGAATTCGTCCTTAAGGAAACTTTTCATAATATTGTAATCGTTTGATTTTGGAACGGCAAATTCCTTACCGAATTTGGATAGAACCGGTTCTGGGATTGTAGTTCTGGCGGTTCTTGGCGTTGCATCGATTTGCATTTTCTCCTCTTCAAGTTCCTCTTCTGCAATTTTCTGCATCTGATCTTCTGAAAAGAAGTTTTCAAGCTTATCAGTAATGGATCTTATGGAGCGTGCGTTTTCATCAATTTCCTCTTCTTCTTCAACTTGCGCATCAGCAGGAACTTCCTGATTGCTTCTGATTATTTCGAGTTCCTTTTTCCTTTCGTCAATGATTTTATCCAGTTCCTTGTTCATTTCGGAATCCAGATATCTTAGGGAACCTCCGCAGCTGTCACATTCGTAGTCAAGTATATTGTCGCTTGATTTGATTTTGTATTTCAATCCACAGTCCTCGCACTGAACAATCTGTGAATTGTCGTATTTTATAGCACTTAATATGCCTGAACCAGAGGATGTTTGGCTATCAGAATAGTCTTCCAAAAGTTCTAAGTCTCCTGCACATGTAGAACATTCAAATGATGAAATGTCGTCATTATCATCGAGTTGGTATTTGGCACCACAGTTCTTACAACATACAACTTTCATAATAATCCTCTTACATTGCCTTTATATTATTAGTTATGATTGGTTTTTATTATTAAATATATTCATTTGATGAATTTTTCAATTATCATTTATTAAAAAAACTCGGCTTAAAAACATTTAAAAAGTGTTAGCTTAATTAATTATTCTTTTATACAGATATATTCCATCTATATTGGTTTCTTCAGTATAATTCGTCAGATTAAGCTCTTTGTGTGAAATGTAATAATCTATCGATGCACTTTCAATGCTGCCTATCCTGTCATTCGGTATTCCCGTTACGTTTTTGCCAAGATACCAGTGGTACGGCCGCATATTATAGGTTCCGATTATCATGTCTGTGTAATTGTCATTGTTTGAAATGATATAGTCTGAAATCTCTTCAGGACCCATGTAATATCTCGTATCCTCAAATGTCATGGTAAACGCAAAGCCCTGAACGATAAAAAGCACGATTAATACTATTGGAAGAATCTTCTTTTTAGGTATCCTTTCGTTAATTTCCTCAACAGCCACCATTAAAAAGTATGTGAATGCGGGAAATGCCGGAATGATGTATCTGTTGACCTTGATTACGTAATATGAGAAGAATATGAAGTTTGCCAGAAGCCAACCTGCCATCATCAGTCCGCCCTGGTTTTTGCTGTTTTTTCCAATGATTAATAATCCTAAAAAGGTGATTATTATCGTAATGAACGAGCTGAAGTGATTGAAGGTCACAAGAGCTATTAACAGAAGAATTATTCCGATGATTTTCTCCTTGTTCAATTCAAAATTGCATTTTTTAGCCCATAAAACTGCACCGACAGCCATTATCACCAATACCAGTCCTGAAAGGATTGTGGGATTTTCAAGGGCAGGAGTATGCTTTACAAACACTATGCTTGAAGACGAAATGAAATTCGGAAAGTTGACGATGTAATAGGTGAGGTCTGTATTGTAGGCCGCATCTTTAGTAGATCCAAGGGTTCCTCCGGCTCCTCCGGCAAGCAGGTCGGTAAAACCGAGGTTTCCATTGCTCATCGTATTGACAGTAACTAAAATGATGGTGCTTAGGATGGCCGCAATTGCCAGGCCGATGAGCATGTATTTCAAGTCCTTTCTGTTAATCTTAAATGAATTGTGGTAGATATAGCACAGCACTATTACAGGAAGAATCAGGCCAGTGTTGTATCTTGTGAAAAATGAGATTACAAACATGACGATTGCTCCAACGTAATATTTCGGAGTGTCCATGGCCCTAATCGTGAAATATATTGCCCAGATGGTGACTGCAACTGAAGGTACGTCCAGACTGCCGTTTGCAAGCCAGGTGAGGCTAAGGGCAAGTCCTGAATAGACTATTGCTCCCGTTAAGCTTAAAAGCTTGTCGAATCTTGTCCTTAAAAGCAGGTACATTCCAACGTTTCCAAGTATTGCAAAGATTCCGGTAACGATGTAGATTGCCAGCCTGTCGACAAGTCCCGCCCTGAAGAGAAGGGAGGTTAAAAAACAGATTACTGGTGAGAGAAAAATGTCATAGGTTGAATAGATATTGGTTCCCGTAAAGTAAAGGGCGTTTCTCAGGTATAGGAATATGTCTGAGCAGTAAATGCCCAGATTCATGTTGAAATTGATGTAGTATCCAATCAGTATGCAGCTGAATACAAAGACGAATATGATTTCCTTTTTGTCTTTTAGATTTAGATTCATTTCTAATCACTTTGTTTAAAACGATCCGACTGCAAATGCGACAAATGCAATCAGCATTCCGATTTTAAGGTATTTGGACACTTTGGCCGCATTTTCAGATTCCTGATTTTTAAGAAAGATAATTCCTGAATAGATGAATATCAGCACTGCAACGGATATTATCGCCATATAATAGATGTTGAATATGTGATTATAATATAAAAGCGGACAGAGGCCGCAATCAAGGATTATCAGCACGAAAGTGATTATTGCTGATGGCTTCGTTCCGTAAAGTATTGGGAAGGTTTTAGCCCCTTCGGACTTGTCTCCTTCAATGTCTTCCACATCTTTCGTGATTTCCCTTGCCGTTGTCATTATGAATGCAAAGAATCCCAAAAAGATTGAAATAGAAATTATCGGCTCGGTACCGATTGAATATCCTCCGAAAGCAAAGCAAAGTCCCGTCATGAATCCTACAGTCAGATTCCCGATTAAAGGAGTTGATTTCAGTTTATATGCGTAAACATACAAAACAACGTCTGCAAAGAGAACTATGGCGAATGGAATCCAGCTTCCCGTCAGATAGCTGATTAGCGCTCCACATACAGTTCCCGCTAAAAAGAGTCCGTAAGCGTAGTTTCTTGCAGTCTTTGGAGTGATTCTGCCTGAAGGTATCGGCCTTGAAGGCTTGTTAATCAGGTCGATTTTATAATCGAAATAATCGTTGATTACGTTTCCTGCACTTATCTCAAAAAGCACCGCCAGCATTGCAAGTATTATGGGAATGGAAACGGTATGGTCAACGATAGCCACAAGAACGATAGCTATTCCCGCCATCACCACATTTCCTGGTCTTAAAATTTCTATATACGGATTCATGTTTTCACTTAAAGAATTATTTTTTAAAGGCTTATTGCCTCTTTAAAGCTATTTAATCAGTGAAATAGCATATTAATGATTGCTTTCACTTATCAATAATTATAAAAACTATTAAATATTACATATTATAATATATTATTTTATTATTTATATTATTACTTTTTAGCTGGTGTTAAATTTGAACAAGATTAAGATAGCAATAGTTGGGATAGGAAACTGTGCGAGTTCCCTTATCCAAGGAATTCACTATTATGATGGAAAAAACCCTGAAGATGCAATAGGACTTATGCACTGGGAAATCGGAGGCTACAAACCAAGCGATATTGATGTTGTAGCTGCATTTGACGTTGATGCAAGAAAAGTTGGAAAAACAATTGATGAGGCAATATTCGCCAAACCGAACTGCACAACCGTTTTTCAGAAAGACATACCAAAATACGACGTAAAGGTAAGCATGGGTCACGTTTTGGACGGAGTTGCAGAGCACATGTCCAAGTATGATGATGAATTCACTTTCGTCGTAAGCGATGAGGAACCTGTCGACGTTGTAGAGGTTTTAAAGGAAAGCGGCGCTGAAATACTCGTTAATTACTTGCCTGTAGGTTCAGAAGAGGCCGCAAGATACTACGCTCAATGCGCACTTGACGCAGGAGTTGCCTACGTTAACTGTATGCCAGTATTCATTGTAAGCGATGACGAATGGGATGCTAAATTCAGAGAAAAAGGAATTCCTATTGTTGGAGACGACATCAAGGCTCAAATCGGTGCTACTATTACACACAGAACACTAGCTAGCTTATTCATGGATAGGGGAGTTAAATTAGATAAAACCTATCAGATTAATACCGGTGGTAATACCGACTTTTTGAACATGCTTAACAGGGATCGTCTGGATTCCAAAAAGGAATCAAAAACCGAAGCTGTCCAGTCAGTCTTAAAGGAAAGGATGGACGACAGGGATATCCATATCGGACCTAGTGACTACGTCCCATGGCAAAACGACAATAAATTATGCTTCCTCAGAATGGAAGGACGTACCTTCGGGGACGTTCCTATGAACATTGAGCTTCGCTTAAGCGTTGAGGATTCACCTAATTCCGCAGGCTGTGTCATTGATGCAGTAAGATGCTGTAAAATAGGTTTGGAAAGAGGTATCGGTGGACAATTAACTTCTATTTCTTCATACACCATGAAACACCCTCCAATCCAATACACAGACGACGAAGCATACGATAATGTTGAAAAATTCATTTCCGGCGATTTGGAAAGATAATTTTTCAATCCCTATTTTTTTTATTAGTATTACAAATTTATTAATATATGAACATACATATATTGTAGTATAATGTATGAAAATTACTCAGTTAACTGTAAATAATTTTAAAGAGGTGTTAAATAAATGGCTAAAGTAAGAATTACTGAAACTGCACTTCGGGATGCCCACCAGTCCTTACTTGCAACTAGGATGAGAACCAGGGACATGGTTCCTATTGCAGAAGAGATGGATAAAGTAGGATACTTCTCTGTTGAAGCGTGGGGTGGAGCAACTTTTGATACATGTATCAGATATTTAAATGAGGATCCCTGGGAAAGATTAAGGAACTTAAAGTCTGAATTTAATAAAACTCCTATTCAAATGCTTTTAAGGGGACAAAACCTAGTGGGTTATAAGCATTATCCTGATGACGTCGTTACAAAATTCGTTGAAAAATCCTATGAAAACGGTGTAGACATTTTTAGAGTTTTCGATGCCTTAAACGATATCAGAAATATGGAAAAGGCAATTAAAGTCGCAAAAGCTCAGGGCGCCCATGTACAGGGTACAATCAGCTACACCATCAGTCCGGTTCATACCCTGGACGATTTCGTGGATTTGGCCAAGGAGCTTGAAGCTCTTGACTGTGATTCCGTGGCCATCAAGGACATGGCAGGACTTATTACTCCTTCAGCCGCATATGATTTGGTATCCAAACTCAAAGAGGAAACCGATTTGCTGGTTGACCTGCACTG is drawn from Methanobrevibacter millerae and contains these coding sequences:
- a CDS encoding N-acetylneuraminate synthase family protein, whose protein sequence is MRIFRKKPFLIAGIGVNFFDIAQREEISDMEAAKMMVLEAKRCGVDAVKFHSFKADTLASKNSPAYWDLSEEPTTSQYELFKKYDKFGKEEYRELAEYCRELDIMFLSTPFDFESVDYLDEFMDIFPVSSSDLTNIPFIKYIASKNKPMLLTTGGATINEIRQAVRTIEDVSTVDIAIIHSISSYPTDYVDANLLMIKDLLESFPDYEIGYSDHTKPDLNMFVLTTAYSFGADIIMKHFTLDKSLPGNEHYHAMDPNDVLVFRSNVSFLSKLLGMRNKQPLICESSARRHARRSIVADKDIKKGEKITFGMLTFKRPGTGITPAKIDDVIGKTALEDIAEDTLIDFDMLE
- a CDS encoding UbiA family prenyltransferase, with amino-acid sequence MNPYIEILRPGNVVMAGIAIVLVAIVDHTVSIPIILAMLAVLFEISAGNVINDYFDYKIDLINKPSRPIPSGRITPKTARNYAYGLFLAGTVCGALISYLTGSWIPFAIVLFADVVLYVYAYKLKSTPLIGNLTVGFMTGLCFAFGGYSIGTEPIISISIFLGFFAFIMTTAREITKDVEDIEGDKSEGAKTFPILYGTKPSAIITFVLIILDCGLCPLLYYNHIFNIYYMAIISVAVLIFIYSGIIFLKNQESENAAKVSKYLKIGMLIAFVAFAVGSF
- a CDS encoding NERD domain-containing protein, with the protein product MKVVCCKNCGAKYQLDDNDDISSFECSTCAGDLELLEDYSDSQTSSGSGILSAIKYDNSQIVQCEDCGLKYKIKSSDNILDYECDSCGGSLRYLDSEMNKELDKIIDERKKELEIIRSNQEVPADAQVEEEEEIDENARSIRSITDKLENFFSEDQMQKIAEEELEEEKMQIDATPRTARTTIPEPVLSKFGKEFAVPKSNDYNIMKSFLKDEFLKGMNIYYRSPVAEEESEGRFGNFLGKLTIAEPGDGIVSTELLSEDGPDFDLKNFTTDHYIILAGVVIFVLSIVEIILVNSGIGLAALLIGIIIVAFGFYRTRDTQETTIRTRIVREHLLSLPEDYYVFYNVKTPTSPVGINHVVVGPTGIYAMLSQKYNPKSRLNSENENIELINSMEDENDKFEIRQVGNQKLFRYTTKQAKFPHDNAIKQKALTLGEDLINFLNENNIRNCFVEPLVGFINNEVVVINMPLTDEDLFIDELLNTIQTSTIKLDSETIDKCAVLLSKYSTDCSAEF
- a CDS encoding glycosyltransferase family 39 protein translates to MNLNLKDKKEIIFVFVFSCILIGYYINFNMNLGIYCSDIFLYLRNALYFTGTNIYSTYDIFLSPVICFLTSLLFRAGLVDRLAIYIVTGIFAILGNVGMYLLLRTRFDKLLSLTGAIVYSGLALSLTWLANGSLDVPSVAVTIWAIYFTIRAMDTPKYYVGAIVMFVISFFTRYNTGLILPVIVLCYIYHNSFKINRKDLKYMLIGLAIAAILSTIILVTVNTMSNGNLGFTDLLAGGAGGTLGSTKDAAYNTDLTYYIVNFPNFISSSSIVFVKHTPALENPTILSGLVLVIMAVGAVLWAKKCNFELNKEKIIGIILLLIALVTFNHFSSFITIIITFLGLLIIGKNSKNQGGLMMAGWLLANFIFFSYYVIKVNRYIIPAFPAFTYFLMVAVEEINERIPKKKILPIVLIVLFIVQGFAFTMTFEDTRYYMGPEEISDYIISNNDNYTDMIIGTYNMRPYHWYLGKNVTGIPNDRIGSIESASIDYYISHKELNLTNYTEETNIDGIYLYKRIIN
- a CDS encoding inositol-3-phosphate synthase — its product is MNKIKIAIVGIGNCASSLIQGIHYYDGKNPEDAIGLMHWEIGGYKPSDIDVVAAFDVDARKVGKTIDEAIFAKPNCTTVFQKDIPKYDVKVSMGHVLDGVAEHMSKYDDEFTFVVSDEEPVDVVEVLKESGAEILVNYLPVGSEEAARYYAQCALDAGVAYVNCMPVFIVSDDEWDAKFREKGIPIVGDDIKAQIGATITHRTLASLFMDRGVKLDKTYQINTGGNTDFLNMLNRDRLDSKKESKTEAVQSVLKERMDDRDIHIGPSDYVPWQNDNKLCFLRMEGRTFGDVPMNIELRLSVEDSPNSAGCVIDAVRCCKIGLERGIGGQLTSISSYTMKHPPIQYTDDEAYDNVEKFISGDLER
- a CDS encoding tetratricopeptide repeat protein, which encodes MKLCNNCGYRLEGFEKFCPECGKQFKEPEDREDFIGSIFNQFSSDMNDIKEETLEFFNDLKIDDVIDDFSTNSQRALNRDATYVSRARIKLENSGDNNRIIRLCNKAILINDRNWEAYHIKGKALINLGRYDEGIEELISSLALKDDNLEARCYIAKAYYLKGDTGYSIKVYDSILNVDDKHPGALKGKALIFFDQENYYEANKYFERANNVTCLSRKLLNKWDVCTKKLKEE